One genomic window of Dehalococcoidia bacterium includes the following:
- a CDS encoding mandelate racemase/muconate lactonizing enzyme family protein: MKTSGFRLLQLGTPWRNLSYIIVETDEGISGIGEARVLGKTHTVAEYLKDVERHFIGHDPFDIESLYRRFTLLDFGKAGEVVHTGLAMIEMAFWDIIGKATNQPVYKLLGGKVQEKIQAYANGWYTVERNPDSFSLAASKVVAKGYKALKFDPFGNGDLELSRPELFKSLEIIEAVSDTVTDDMQMMIEMHGRFAAHQAVEIAKKIEDLNIGWIEEPVRPSDNPSLEKVRIQTSLPIATGERLYGASEFREIWSANNVDVIQPDITQCGGIFETKKIASTAEIYSIMVAPHNVGGVISTLAAIHLCFTLRNVKILEHFNDFADPFVKDAADSYPEVKDGFFSLPEKPGWGVELNEDFILEHPPEKNKDGINLDPGLNMFEKMDWAKRGQSE; the protein is encoded by the coding sequence ATGAAAACCTCAGGATTTAGACTATTACAATTAGGTACACCTTGGAGAAACTTATCTTATATTATTGTTGAAACTGACGAAGGTATAAGCGGTATAGGTGAAGCCAGGGTTCTAGGTAAAACCCATACTGTTGCAGAGTATCTAAAAGATGTTGAGCGACACTTTATCGGACATGATCCATTTGACATTGAGTCACTATATCGTAGATTTACCTTACTTGATTTTGGAAAAGCAGGGGAAGTAGTTCACACAGGTTTAGCAATGATAGAAATGGCTTTTTGGGATATCATAGGTAAAGCTACTAATCAGCCTGTTTATAAATTACTTGGAGGAAAAGTCCAAGAAAAAATACAAGCTTATGCTAACGGATGGTATACAGTCGAAAGGAATCCTGATAGTTTCTCTTTAGCAGCATCTAAAGTTGTAGCTAAAGGTTATAAAGCTCTAAAATTTGATCCTTTTGGAAATGGTGATTTAGAACTATCTAGACCAGAACTTTTCAAGTCATTAGAGATAATTGAGGCAGTTTCTGACACAGTTACAGATGATATGCAAATGATGATAGAAATGCATGGAAGATTTGCGGCCCATCAAGCAGTAGAAATAGCAAAAAAAATTGAAGATCTAAATATTGGTTGGATCGAAGAACCAGTTAGACCAAGTGATAATCCAAGTCTAGAAAAAGTAAGGATTCAAACATCTTTACCAATAGCAACAGGAGAAAGGCTTTATGGCGCTTCTGAGTTTAGGGAGATATGGTCAGCAAATAATGTTGATGTAATTCAACCAGACATAACACAATGTGGAGGTATTTTTGAGACAAAAAAAATTGCATCTACAGCTGAAATTTATTCTATAATGGTAGCTCCTCATAATGTTGGAGGTGTCATATCTACATTAGCAGCAATTCATTTATGTTTTACACTAAGAAATGTAAAAATCTTAGAACATTTCAATGATTTTGCTGATCCATTTGTAAAGGATGCTGCAGATTCTTACCCAGAAGTTAAGGATGGCTTTTTTAGCTTACCCGAAAAACCTGGTTGGGGAGTTGAATTAAATGAAGATTTTATTCTTGAACATCCTCCAGAAAAAAATAAAGATGGTATCAATTTAGACCCAGGCTTAAATATGTTTGAAAAAATGGATTGGGCCAAAAGAGGTCAATCTGAGTAA